In Zingiber officinale cultivar Zhangliang chromosome 11B, Zo_v1.1, whole genome shotgun sequence, a single window of DNA contains:
- the LOC122033909 gene encoding uncharacterized protein LOC122033909 yields MIGRGGGVTRLKQHLAGGYPDVSNCPKVSQEVRRAMKEELDGKKALKYKQQRERELVDSRSSKEPIYDEMEGRGEVPNDEDFLAALNASRTQYDYEQNMQHRSCSGASGSGSTTASTLGRSASTRITSTQGGIGRFFTSMGRRRAVDIADIDPLAFPDQASKQTRIDDAYSKEKKKSIGKSIAKFFHFNHIPPNAANNTYYRSMVSNIQKSGPGIQPPTAYEIAGPYLDEQVEEIKTWILSCKKQWSLYGVTLMCDGWTGPTRMSIINFLLYCNRKVIFHKSIDATTDYHDAPYIFRLMDSVVHEIGAEHIVQVITDNGANFKRAGEILEQRYQTLFWTPCAAHCIDLMMADIGKLDIVKKVVKKGQSLTKFIYNHHWVHGLMRKFINGEILRPGATRFATHFLLLKSLNQKKVGLKAMFSSEDWEASRYSNTTEGKEVQKIIMSVRFWDYIADILIAVEPLYVVLRKVDMDKKPQMGNVYCLIHEAKEEIKRRLQLPTKYQHYIDIITKRWDDQMGKPIHLAGTYFLMITNF; encoded by the coding sequence ATGATTGGACGCGGCGGCGGGGTCACACGCCTAAAACAACATCTTGCTGGTGGATATCCGGATGTTTCTAATTGTCCAAAAGTTTCTCAAGAAGTGCGTCGTGCAATGAAAGAGGAACTTGATGGCAAAAAAGCATTAAAGTATAAACAACAACGAGAACGGGAACTTGTTGATAGTCGAAGCTCTAAAGAACCAATCTATGATGAAATGGAAGGTCGTGGTGAAGTTCCAAATGATGAAGACTTTTTAGCAGCTCTCAATGCCTCTCGAACTCAATATGACTATGAGCAAAATATGCAACATAGAAGTTGCTCTGGTGCTAGTGGAAGTGGCTCAACTACTGCATCAACATTAGGAAGGAGTGCAAGTACTCGTATTACTTCAACACAAGGTGGTATTGGTCGTTTTTTTACTTCTATGGGACGAAGACGTGCAGTTGATATTGCTGATATTGATCCACTAGCATTTCCAGACCAAGCTAGCAAACAGACTAGGATTGATGATGCATattcaaaagagaagaagaaatcaatcgGTAAAAGTATTGCTAAATTTTTCCATTTTAATCATATTCCCCCTAATGCAGCAAACAACACATACTACCGTAGCATGGTGTCCAACATCCAAAAATCTGGTCCTGGTATTCAACCTCCGACTGCATATGAAATTGCCGGTCCATATTTAGATGAACAAGTGGAGGAGATTAAGACTTGGATCCTATCATGCAAGAAACAATGGAGCTTATATGGGGTTACGTtgatgtgtgatggctggacaggACCTACACGGATGAGCATCATCAACTTTCTACTATACTGCAATAGAAAGGTGATATTTCATAAATCTATTGATGCAACTACAGACTATCATGATGCACCCTACATATTTCGTTTGATGGATAGTGTAGTTCACGAGATAGGTGCCGAACATATAGTACAGGTGATTACAGATAATGGTGCCAACTTTAAAAGGGCTGGAGAGATATTGGAGCAAAGGTATCAAACATTATTTTGGACACCATGCGCAGCACACTGTATCGATTTGATGATGGCAGATATCGGTAAGCTCGATATAGTGAAGAAGGTAGTGAAAAAAGGTCAATCTTTAACAAAATTCATCTATAATCATCATTGGGTTCATGGATTAATGAGGAAATTTATTAATGGGGAGATTCTGCGACCAGGAGCGACTAGATTTGCCACTCACTTTCTACTGTTAAAATCGTTGAATCAGAAAAAAGTCGGATTAAAGGCCATGTTCTCTTCTGAGGATTGGGAAGCCTCTCGATATTCTAACACGACTGAAGGTAAGGAGGTGCAAAAAATTATTATGTCTGTCAGATTTTGGGACTATATTGCAGATATTCTTATAGCAGTAGAACCATTGTACGTTGTTCTACGTAAAGTTGATATGGACAAGAAGCCACAAATGGGCAACGTTTACTGCCTAATTCATGAAGCAAAAGAGGAAATTAAGAGGCGTCTACAATTACCGACCAAGTATCAACATTACATTGATATAATCACTAAAAGATGGGATGATCAAATGGGAAAACCTATTCATTTGGCCGGTACGTATTTTTTAATGATAAcgaatttttaa